A window from Cyprinus carpio isolate SPL01 unplaced genomic scaffold, ASM1834038v1 S000006638, whole genome shotgun sequence encodes these proteins:
- the LOC109095150 gene encoding LOW QUALITY PROTEIN: inhibitor of nuclear factor kappa-B kinase subunit beta (The sequence of the model RefSeq protein was modified relative to this genomic sequence to represent the inferred CDS: substituted 2 bases at 2 genomic stop codons), giving the protein MELESATQIAIKQCRQELSAKNKGRWSLEIQIMKRLNHMNVVAARDVPEELQKLATNDLPLLAMEYCQGGDLRKYLNLLENCCGMREAAVLTLIQDISSALTYLHGMRIIHRDLKPENIVLQQGEKRLVHKIIDLGYAKELDQSSLCTSFVGTLQYLAPELLEQQKYTVAVDYWSFGTLVFECITGFRPFLPTWQPVQWHNKLLQKQVDDIVVYEDLTGEVRFSKHLPNPHNLNKLLAGELESWLQMMLRWSPKERGKDLRKRSQDSLDGVKDSEEDSKESSSEAGKDSPKASCXSFRSQHHVXTCLMRWSLSPQLVHVLNMTSAEIFTYSVQPQEDVASLQERIAQDARIPPANQELLLEAGLALEPHNSVMQCAIDYSMMDTRRADEPLVFLFDRSCYSYEPQFTPRVLPENIRFVQNELKRLLPYSSQRRTWGQAWHTIRALKEDWQRLQQGQKVAIMSLLRHNGTLSKQKNEMVSMHQRLKATLEFFSTSLHIDIDKYQEQRATGIASEKLLSVWREMEQTALDCGQTEDVNKLEEEMMTLQTDIVDLQRQPWRSGEALETLEVKAMDLFRKLREKPREQRSMGDCQEVIKLVVQAVQFYERKLRDFYTHLSKTMVCRQRVLELLPRVEGMVSAMARSEKQLQHLQEKRQKELWNLLKVACSKVRSPVSGSPDGGRTPPAPAHPLMSHRPSDVPQTDESQLVIEESKMFESRLQSIAKHNT; this is encoded by the exons ATGGAATTA gaaagTGCCACCCAGATCGCTATCAAACAGTGCAGACAGGAGCTCAGCGCCAAGAATAAGGGCCGATGGAGTTTAGAGATTCAGATCATGAAGAG GTTGAATCACATGAACGTGGTGGCGGCGAGAGACGTTCCAGAAGAGCTCCAGAAACTGGCCACAAATGACCTGCCATTGCTGGCCATGGAGTACTGCCAGGGAGGAGACCTACGCAAG TATCTGAACCTGCTTGAGAACTGCTGTGGCATGAGAGAAGCTGCTGTACTGACACTGATTCAGGATATAT CCTCGGCACTGACGTACCTCCACGGGATGAGGATTATTCACAGAGACCTCAAACCAGAAAACATCGTCCTGCAACAAGGAGAAAAACGG TTGGTTCATAAGATCATAGATCTGGGTTACGCTAAAGAGCTGGACCAGAGCAGCCTGTGCACATCGTTTGTTGGGACGCTGCAGTATTTG GCCCCTGAGCTGTTAGAACAGCAGAAGTACACGGTGGCGGTGGATTACTGGAGTTTTGGGACGCTGGTGTTCGAGTGCATCACAGGATTCAGGCCTTTTCTTCCAACCTGGCAACCCGTGCAATG GCACAACAAGCTGTTGCAGAAACAAGTGGATGATATTGTGGTTTACGAGGATCTGACGGGAGAAGTTCGATTCTCCAAACACCTCCCGAACCCTCACAACCTCAACAA ACTGTTAGCTGGTGAACTGGAGAGCTGGCTACAAATGATGCTGAGATGGTCACCTAAAGAGCGAGGCAAAGATTTAAGAAAGCGGAGCCAGGACAGTCTGGACGGGGTCAAAGACTCGGAAGAGGACAGTAAAGAGAGCAGTTCAGAGGCCGGCAAAGACTCTCCAAAAGCTTCCTGTTAAAGCTTCC GATCTCAACATCACGTGTGAACATGTCTAATGCGCTGGTCTCTGTCTCCTCAGCTGGTCCATGTGCTCAACATGACCTCTGCTGAAATATTCACCTACTCGGTGCAGCCGCAGGAGGACGTGGCATCCCTGCAGGAGCGAATCGCGCAGGACGCTCGCATTCCTCCGGCCAATCAGGAgctgctgctggaggcggggctTGCGCTCGAGCCGCACAACAGCGTCATGCAGTGTGCAATCGATTATAGC aTGATGGACACTCGGCGGGCAGATGAGCCGCTGGTTTTCCTGTTTGACCGCTCCTGCTACAGCTACGAGCCTCAGTTTACGCCGCGTGTCCTTCCTGAGAACATCCGATTCGTCC AGAACGAGCTCAAGCGCTTGCTGCCCTACAGCTCCCAGAGACGCACGTGGGGTCAAGCGTGGCACACCATCCGCGCGCTGAAGGAGGACTGGCAGAGACTGCAGCAAGGACAGAAAGTGGCCAT CATGAGTCTCCTCAGACACAACGGCACGCTCTCAAAGCAGAAGAACGAGATGGTGTCCATGCACCAGAGGTTAAAAGCCACGCTGGAGTTCTTCAGCACCAGTCTGCACATCGACATCGACAAATACCAGGAGCAGAGAGCGACGGGCATCG CCTCTGAAAAATTATTGAGTGTCTGGAGAGAAATGGAGCAAACCGCCCTGGACTGTGGACAG acagaaGACGTGAATAAGCTGGAGGAGGAGATGATGACCCTTCAGACTGATATCGTGGATCTACAGAGACAGCCGTGGAGGAGTGGAGAGGCTTTAGAGACGCT cgAGGTGAAGGCCATGGACCTCTTCCGTAAACTGAGAGAGAAGCCCAGAG AGCAGCGCAGTATGGGCGACTGTCAGGAAGTGATCAAACTGGTGGTTCAGGCCGTGCAGTTCTACGAGAGGAAGCTACGGGACTTTTACACACACCTGAG TAAGACGATGGTGTGCCGTCAGAGAGTCCTGGAGCTGCTGCCGCGTGTGGAGGGGATGGTGAGTGCGATGGCTCGCAGCGAGAAACAACTGCAGCACCTGCAGGAGAAGAGACAGAAGGAGCTGTGGAACCTGCTCAAAGTGGCCTGC agtaaGGTTCGTAGTCCAGTGAGCGGCAGTCCAGACGGAGGACGGACTCCACCGGCCCCTGCACACCCGCTGATGTCCCACAGACCGTCCGACGTACCGCAGAC AGACGAGTCTCAGCTTGTGATCGAGGAGAGCAAGATGTTTGAGAGCCGCCTGCAGAGTatagcaaaacacaacaca